From Jeotgalibaca dankookensis, one genomic window encodes:
- a CDS encoding phytoene desaturase family protein translates to MENKKTVVVIGGGLGGLSAAVSLAQEGFDVSLYEKNEHLGGKLNRLNQDGFGFDLGPSILTMKHIFERLFIKSGVDMDDYIKTVEVELQWRSFFPDDTVIDLYGNLEKMAQMNKELTAEDMEDYRLFLEYAKDLYDATEEGYFKEGLDNLKEVIQHHGVIGSLKSFDYFSTMYDAIDKRIKNPKLTDMLAYFIKYVGSSADDAPAILNMMIYMQHAQGVWYVPEGMHGIAEGIVRLGKEIGANFHTGQEVVRLNTDGKRIKSAELADGTLLQADYFVSNMEVIPAYEKLLHEEKDFTEKLEKKFEPASSGLVLHLGVKGEYPQLAHHNFFFSNNSKNNFEQIFHKHELPTDPTIYLVNVNKTDPTQTVPGHENIKILPHIPYIQDKPFTAAEYDALEERVLDKLEKMGLTDLRKRIVTKNVWYPEDIEKNYYSHHGAIYGTVSNRKKNKGFKHPKESELYNNLYFVGGTVNPGGGMPMVTLSGQQVSDKISKKERNN, encoded by the coding sequence ATGGAAAACAAGAAAACAGTTGTAGTGATCGGTGGTGGTTTAGGAGGCCTTTCTGCAGCTGTATCCTTAGCACAAGAAGGTTTTGATGTATCACTTTATGAAAAAAATGAACATTTGGGTGGCAAACTAAATCGTTTAAACCAAGATGGCTTTGGTTTCGACTTAGGGCCGTCTATTTTAACTATGAAGCATATTTTCGAAAGACTCTTTATTAAGAGTGGTGTAGATATGGATGACTATATCAAAACAGTTGAAGTGGAGCTCCAATGGCGCTCTTTCTTTCCAGATGATACGGTTATTGATTTATATGGTAACCTTGAAAAAATGGCTCAAATGAATAAAGAATTAACCGCAGAAGATATGGAGGATTATCGTCTTTTCTTGGAATATGCAAAAGATTTATACGATGCAACGGAAGAAGGCTATTTCAAAGAAGGACTCGATAATTTGAAAGAAGTGATTCAACATCATGGAGTTATTGGCTCTTTGAAATCATTTGATTACTTTTCTACTATGTACGATGCCATTGATAAACGTATTAAAAACCCTAAATTAACGGATATGCTTGCCTATTTCATTAAATATGTCGGGTCCTCCGCTGATGATGCTCCTGCTATTTTGAATATGATGATTTATATGCAGCATGCGCAAGGCGTATGGTATGTGCCAGAAGGCATGCATGGCATTGCTGAAGGGATCGTCCGTTTAGGAAAAGAAATAGGGGCAAATTTCCATACAGGACAGGAAGTAGTCCGTTTAAATACAGACGGCAAACGCATTAAAAGTGCAGAATTAGCTGACGGAACACTTCTACAAGCTGATTATTTTGTTTCCAATATGGAAGTTATTCCCGCTTATGAAAAACTCTTGCATGAAGAAAAAGATTTCACTGAAAAATTAGAAAAGAAATTTGAACCTGCTAGTTCTGGTCTAGTCTTGCACCTAGGTGTTAAGGGAGAATACCCACAACTCGCGCATCATAACTTTTTCTTCTCTAATAACTCAAAAAATAACTTTGAGCAAATTTTCCACAAACATGAACTTCCTACTGACCCAACTATCTACTTAGTTAATGTAAATAAAACTGATCCCACTCAAACAGTTCCCGGTCATGAAAACATTAAAATCCTTCCCCATATTCCTTATATCCAGGACAAACCTTTTACGGCGGCAGAATACGATGCGCTAGAAGAACGCGTTCTTGATAAACTGGAAAAAATGGGACTCACGGACTTACGTAAAAGAATCGTTACCAAGAATGTCTGGTACCCTGAAGATATTGAGAAAAATTACTACTCTCATCACGGTGCTATATACGGTACCGTTTCAAATCGTAAAAAGAATAAAGGCTTCAAACATCCCAAAGAAAGTGAGCTTTATAACAATCTTTATTTTGTCGGTGGTACGGTAAACCCTGGTGGTGGGATGCCAATGGTTACATTAAGTGGGCAACAAGTGAGTGATAAAATCAGCAAGAAAGAACGTAATAATTAA
- a CDS encoding glycosyltransferase, with protein MIYVYIFIFLLIYISGWLILWKVPTLQRDFNPSTKTKSFSIIIPARNEAHNLPILLESINKQSLKPLEVIVVDDDSQDNTAAIARQFGARVLAFLVDETNWVGKSAACWRGSQEANGEWLLFLDADIFLPEKDSLAAIVQTYQNTGARGVLSIQPYHVIRSAYENFSVIFNILVLTGMNRFSFLGERLEAAGAFGPSFLCDRTIYFKLGGHKQVKDSIMENIALGKYFLDNQYPLTLYGGKGTLHFRMYPDGLRLLTQGWSKSFASASGSTHPAIIMGISLWISGAFITFFYFIIALLQGDIPIILIALAGYLLYFMQFLIMSQKAGQFHWVAILCYPILFLYFVATFIWSTIQTHFFQSVSWKGRKINL; from the coding sequence GTGATTTATGTCTACATTTTTATTTTTCTCTTAATTTACATTAGCGGCTGGTTAATTCTTTGGAAAGTTCCCACTCTACAAAGAGATTTTAATCCTTCTACGAAGACTAAATCGTTTTCGATTATTATCCCAGCTCGAAATGAAGCTCATAACTTACCCATCCTTTTGGAATCCATTAACAAGCAGTCCTTGAAGCCGCTTGAAGTGATTGTCGTAGATGATGACTCTCAAGACAACACCGCTGCAATTGCAAGGCAATTCGGTGCCCGTGTGCTCGCTTTCCTAGTCGATGAGACTAATTGGGTTGGGAAGTCTGCAGCTTGCTGGAGAGGTTCCCAAGAAGCCAATGGAGAGTGGTTGCTATTTCTAGATGCAGATATATTTCTTCCCGAAAAAGATAGTTTAGCAGCTATTGTTCAGACCTATCAAAATACCGGTGCTAGGGGCGTGCTTTCTATTCAGCCCTATCATGTCATTCGGTCTGCTTACGAAAACTTTTCAGTTATTTTTAATATCCTTGTTTTAACAGGTATGAACCGCTTCTCCTTCTTGGGTGAAAGACTGGAAGCCGCCGGTGCCTTCGGTCCATCTTTCCTTTGTGATCGCACTATTTATTTTAAATTAGGTGGTCACAAACAAGTAAAGGACTCTATTATGGAAAATATCGCTTTAGGCAAATATTTTTTAGATAACCAGTATCCTCTTACCCTTTATGGTGGAAAAGGTACCTTGCATTTCCGGATGTATCCAGATGGTCTGCGACTATTGACACAAGGCTGGTCAAAGAGCTTCGCCTCTGCTTCTGGATCTACACATCCGGCCATCATCATGGGAATAAGTCTGTGGATTAGCGGCGCCTTCATCACTTTCTTTTATTTTATTATAGCCCTTCTTCAAGGAGACATACCTATTATCTTAATCGCTTTAGCTGGGTATCTTTTATATTTTATGCAGTTTTTAATCATGTCACAAAAAGCTGGTCAGTTTCATTGGGTTGCTATCTTATGTTATCCCATTCTTTTTTTATATTTTGTAGCTACTTTCATTTGGTCAACCATCCAAACGCATTTTTTCCAATCTGTCTCTTGGAAAGGTCGAAAAATCAATTTGTAG
- a CDS encoding MarR family winged helix-turn-helix transcriptional regulator: MDKMIFERKLEDHLCFHLYRASKEMGKLYSQALKPFKLTFSQYLVLLALWDKDGISISDIGGRTGMGIGTLNPILKRLASQEWIQRQPHESDKRTMLIYLAPKASETKYAINQAILKKLEHVQFEAMNVSVLVKQLGLLQEQLGKLNLQDDDS; the protein is encoded by the coding sequence ATGGATAAAATGATATTTGAGCGAAAATTAGAAGACCATTTATGTTTTCATTTATATCGCGCCTCTAAAGAGATGGGTAAGCTCTATTCCCAAGCACTTAAACCTTTTAAACTAACTTTTTCGCAGTACCTAGTACTTCTAGCGCTATGGGATAAAGATGGTATATCAATCAGTGATATCGGCGGGCGTACAGGAATGGGAATAGGAACACTTAATCCCATACTAAAACGTCTGGCTTCTCAAGAGTGGATTCAAAGACAACCACATGAGTCTGATAAACGCACGATGCTGATTTATTTAGCACCTAAAGCAAGCGAAACAAAGTACGCCATTAACCAGGCTATTTTAAAAAAATTAGAACATGTTCAGTTTGAAGCTATGAATGTGTCGGTATTAGTGAAACAATTAGGTCTTCTTCAAGAACAATTAGGGAAACTAAATCTTCAAGATGATGACTCTTAG
- a CDS encoding glycosyl-4,4'-diaponeurosporenoate acyltransferase, translating into MLVDLPMLWIIILDIVAWFFFHMTISLLLMKVPDSWYEKTQKGFTSWKWEKNGSIWQSLFRIKDWKKFLPDGTMIISEGYNKTHLPATDLESINKFIIETKRAELTHWLLIPPAFLFFIWNPIWAGLIMIVYALIANVPFIMAQRFNRPRLERLYRLTLNRQKKKKLIKN; encoded by the coding sequence ATGCTTGTTGACCTACCAATGTTATGGATTATTATCCTCGATATTGTGGCGTGGTTTTTCTTTCATATGACCATCTCCTTGTTGCTGATGAAAGTACCAGATAGTTGGTATGAAAAAACGCAAAAAGGTTTCACCTCTTGGAAGTGGGAGAAAAACGGTAGTATTTGGCAGTCTCTCTTTAGGATTAAAGATTGGAAAAAATTTCTTCCTGATGGAACGATGATTATTAGCGAAGGATATAATAAGACTCATTTACCTGCTACCGATTTAGAAAGCATTAATAAATTTATTATTGAAACCAAACGTGCTGAACTCACTCACTGGTTACTAATTCCACCTGCTTTTCTATTTTTTATTTGGAATCCTATCTGGGCAGGCCTTATTATGATTGTCTATGCGCTTATAGCAAATGTCCCCTTTATTATGGCACAACGTTTTAATCGCCCTCGTCTAGAAAGACTTTATCGTTTAACCTTAAATCGTCAAAAAAAGAAAAAGCTGATAAAAAATTAA
- a CDS encoding DUF975 family protein, with protein MNHANLKQQAKADIRENYSPWLLFAVVTIILSSYQFVSQTNQTDVYGYVSRNIHLQARLFDLIQLILVVPFTRLAIHLTTNTYSSMKDSMFKNQLWLRDIGAMLLVSIYTFLWTLLFIIPGIVMSYAYYFVPYILAEDNNISISEAILLSRKMTEGYKFDLFILDFSFILWNLASLLTFGLVALYVIPYKKATRAHYYLKLSR; from the coding sequence ATGAATCATGCTAACTTAAAACAGCAAGCAAAAGCAGATATTCGTGAAAATTATTCACCTTGGCTACTCTTTGCTGTTGTAACGATTATTTTATCGTCTTACCAATTCGTTTCACAAACAAATCAAACCGATGTTTATGGTTATGTTTCAAGAAATATTCACTTGCAAGCACGTTTATTTGATTTGATTCAACTCATTTTAGTGGTTCCTTTTACACGCTTAGCTATTCATCTGACGACCAACACCTATTCTAGTATGAAAGACAGTATGTTTAAAAATCAGTTATGGCTACGCGATATTGGTGCCATGTTATTGGTCTCAATCTATACGTTTTTATGGACGCTACTCTTTATTATACCAGGTATCGTAATGTCCTATGCATATTATTTTGTTCCCTATATTTTAGCGGAGGACAACAATATTTCTATTTCTGAAGCCATCTTGCTATCCAGAAAAATGACGGAGGGTTACAAATTTGATTTGTTCATCCTCGATTTTTCTTTTATTTTATGGAATTTAGCCTCTCTCTTAACCTTTGGGCTCGTTGCTCTTTACGTCATTCCTTATAAAAAAGCGACGCGTGCTCACTACTACTTAAAATTATCGCGTTAA
- a CDS encoding phytoene desaturase family protein, whose protein sequence is MVTKLKTNKRVIVIGAGVAGLSTAIRLQKEGYQVDLFEKESLPGGKMNQIEKDGFRFDVGPTIVMMPEIYREIFEIAGKDPEDYIPMKRIDPMYRSYFDKGQDYIDVSSDLTKLMKTLEDIDPEDAAGFLRYLSSVYDRFLIAKDYFLQRPFRDKKDFYNPFMLKQGLKLKTFDSATNSISKFVKNEKIRNMLTFQTLYIGVSPNNGPSLYTIIPMIELLYGIWYIEGGMHKMAEGMASVLEDLGGKIHYDSEVTEILIEDGKAKGIAVNGRQELADYVMCNADFPYAMKSLVKEKSAKGKYTDQKIDKMKYSCSCFVMYLGMDRQYDELEHLHTFIFSDDVDKNLEQVFSGEVIEDPSVYVVASSKVDPTAAPAGKENLYILVPVAELSTAKYDWEDEVTVQYYRKKALDAVSNLPGMANIENEIISESMMTPIDFKERFNAYNGATFGLQPTLTQSNHWRPQAKAEACENLYFTGSSTHPGAGVPIVLLSGKIAADELMLDDRG, encoded by the coding sequence ATGGTGACTAAATTGAAAACAAACAAACGCGTAATTGTAATAGGAGCGGGTGTAGCAGGACTGTCAACAGCGATTCGACTCCAAAAAGAAGGCTATCAAGTAGACCTTTTTGAAAAAGAAAGTTTACCAGGCGGTAAAATGAACCAAATTGAAAAAGACGGCTTCCGTTTTGATGTTGGACCGACAATTGTGATGATGCCAGAAATATATCGCGAAATTTTTGAAATTGCTGGAAAAGATCCAGAAGATTATATCCCAATGAAGCGCATTGATCCGATGTATCGTTCTTACTTTGATAAAGGACAAGATTATATCGATGTTTCATCTGATTTGACTAAGTTAATGAAAACGCTTGAAGACATTGACCCAGAAGATGCGGCAGGATTTTTGAGATATTTAAGTAGTGTCTATGACCGCTTCTTAATTGCCAAAGATTATTTCCTCCAACGTCCTTTCCGTGATAAAAAAGATTTTTACAATCCTTTTATGCTTAAGCAAGGCCTCAAATTAAAGACATTCGATAGTGCAACGAATTCTATTTCTAAATTTGTCAAGAATGAGAAAATTCGTAATATGTTAACCTTCCAGACTCTGTATATTGGTGTTAGCCCCAATAACGGCCCATCACTCTACACCATTATCCCAATGATTGAATTACTATATGGTATTTGGTATATCGAAGGTGGCATGCACAAAATGGCAGAGGGAATGGCTTCAGTTTTAGAGGACTTGGGTGGCAAGATTCACTATGATTCAGAGGTCACTGAAATCTTAATTGAAGATGGTAAAGCCAAAGGGATTGCTGTAAATGGACGTCAAGAGTTAGCAGACTATGTTATGTGTAATGCAGATTTCCCTTATGCAATGAAGAGCTTGGTTAAAGAAAAGTCAGCTAAAGGCAAGTATACCGATCAAAAAATTGATAAAATGAAATATTCGTGTTCTTGTTTCGTTATGTATTTAGGAATGGATCGCCAGTACGATGAACTTGAGCATCTCCATACCTTTATTTTTTCAGATGATGTAGATAAGAACTTAGAACAAGTTTTCTCTGGTGAGGTAATTGAAGACCCATCCGTTTATGTGGTCGCTTCTTCCAAAGTAGATCCAACAGCTGCACCAGCAGGGAAAGAGAACTTGTATATTTTAGTACCTGTTGCGGAATTATCAACTGCAAAATACGATTGGGAAGATGAAGTAACCGTCCAATATTACCGTAAGAAAGCATTGGATGCAGTTAGCAACTTACCTGGTATGGCAAATATCGAAAATGAAATTATTTCGGAGAGTATGATGACACCGATTGATTTTAAAGAACGTTTCAATGCCTATAACGGTGCTACTTTTGGCCTACAACCAACGCTTACACAAAGTAACCACTGGCGTCCACAAGCAAAAGCAGAAGCATGCGAGAACCTTTACTTTACCGGAAGTAGCACACATCCGGGTGCGGGAGTCCCAATTGTATTGTTATCTGGAAAAATAGCAGCAGATGAGCTTATGTTAGATGATCGCGGCTGA
- a CDS encoding phytoene/squalene synthase family protein: MIATDLKHDYAYCEAVIKTSSKSFYTAFSKLPKGKAEAVYAIYAFCRQADDTADAQKPIEEKKKNLIKLEKDLHAFVAGNTPNHPMWRALRDVFHRYRMEPKPFFDQLEGQKRDLSFKEIKSMTDLKEYSYYVAGSVGLMLLPVLASDQDDRKPLEASAISLGVAMQLTNILRDIGEDYRDNNRVYIPSDLLEKYRVDLPMIMQEGPNDRFIALWEEIAHESQTGYREFWESIQLYDKDCRFPILVSAKLYSAIMDSVRQNGYECIKTRNYVSERKMAALVLEARKQAKAW, from the coding sequence ATGATTGCAACGGACCTGAAGCATGATTATGCTTATTGCGAAGCGGTTATAAAAACGTCATCCAAAAGTTTTTATACAGCATTTTCGAAATTGCCAAAAGGTAAAGCGGAAGCTGTCTATGCAATTTACGCTTTTTGTCGTCAAGCAGATGATACAGCAGATGCACAAAAGCCTATTGAAGAAAAGAAAAAAAATCTAATAAAATTAGAAAAAGACTTACACGCATTTGTAGCGGGAAACACACCTAATCATCCTATGTGGCGAGCTTTGCGCGATGTGTTTCACCGTTATCGAATGGAACCAAAACCATTCTTCGACCAATTAGAAGGGCAAAAACGTGACTTGTCTTTTAAAGAAATTAAAAGCATGACTGATTTAAAAGAATATAGCTACTACGTTGCAGGATCAGTTGGTTTAATGTTGTTGCCTGTTCTAGCATCAGATCAAGACGACCGTAAGCCTTTAGAAGCGAGTGCGATCTCTCTGGGGGTAGCGATGCAATTGACGAATATTTTACGAGATATAGGCGAAGATTATCGTGATAATAATCGTGTTTATATTCCTTCTGACTTATTAGAAAAATATAGAGTAGATCTTCCGATGATTATGCAAGAAGGACCTAATGATCGTTTCATTGCCTTGTGGGAAGAAATTGCTCATGAATCTCAAACCGGGTACCGTGAATTTTGGGAAAGTATCCAACTCTATGATAAGGATTGCCGGTTTCCTATCTTAGTTTCTGCCAAGCTCTATAGTGCGATTATGGATAGTGTTCGTCAGAACGGGTACGAGTGTATTAAGACTAGAAATTATGTATCCGAGCGAAAAATGGCAGCACTTGTTCTAGAAGCAAGAAAACAAGCGAAGGCATGGTAA
- a CDS encoding NADH-dependent flavin oxidoreductase: protein MEEKDTALFESFTFPSGVTIENRLLMAPMTTNSSFINGMVTTDELNYYQRRTKGLGAVITSCAHVLENGRFPGSLSAASDEMIPSLKKLADTIHENGTKAILQIFHVGRMGSSEGLKGLQPVSASAVASLRPNAEVPRALESQEVEEVIEAFGQATRRAIEAGFDGVELHGANTYLIQQFFSPHSNRREDKWGGTREARMKFPLAVVDAAKKAVTEHATKPFVLGYRISPEELENPGITFEDTAALLEHLTQKDLDYIHLSLGHYQQSSIRDQADKEPMLDKVLAVIDNRVPVIGVGQVHTLDEAAEVVASGASLVAVGRQLIVEPDWLEKEKNNQPIRSALSNESRSDLAIPNMMWAYLKSVPGWVPFK from the coding sequence ATGGAAGAGAAAGACACTGCATTGTTTGAATCATTTACATTTCCTAGTGGTGTAACGATTGAGAACCGTTTATTAATGGCTCCAATGACAACAAATTCATCCTTTATTAATGGGATGGTCACAACAGATGAATTAAACTACTATCAACGTCGTACCAAAGGACTAGGAGCCGTGATTACTTCATGTGCACATGTTTTGGAAAATGGCCGTTTCCCCGGTTCGTTGAGTGCGGCTTCTGATGAAATGATACCAAGTCTAAAAAAACTAGCTGATACCATTCATGAAAACGGCACGAAGGCAATTTTGCAAATTTTCCATGTGGGTCGCATGGGCTCAAGCGAAGGGTTGAAGGGCTTGCAACCCGTGAGTGCCAGTGCTGTTGCTTCACTACGTCCGAATGCAGAAGTGCCGCGTGCTCTAGAAAGTCAAGAGGTAGAAGAGGTCATAGAAGCATTTGGCCAAGCAACGCGTCGTGCGATAGAAGCAGGTTTTGATGGTGTAGAGCTTCATGGTGCAAATACCTATCTCATACAACAATTCTTTTCACCACATTCCAATCGCCGCGAGGACAAATGGGGCGGTACACGCGAAGCGCGTATGAAATTCCCGCTAGCAGTTGTGGATGCTGCAAAAAAAGCAGTTACAGAACATGCAACAAAACCATTTGTTTTGGGCTATCGTATTTCCCCAGAAGAATTAGAAAATCCAGGCATTACTTTTGAAGACACAGCTGCTTTATTAGAGCACCTAACGCAAAAAGACTTAGATTATATCCATTTGTCGCTTGGACACTATCAACAATCATCTATTCGCGATCAAGCAGACAAAGAACCAATGCTTGATAAAGTCTTAGCAGTAATTGATAACCGGGTACCCGTCATTGGGGTTGGACAAGTCCATACACTAGACGAAGCGGCAGAGGTAGTAGCATCTGGTGCATCCCTTGTAGCAGTAGGGCGCCAACTGATTGTCGAACCGGATTGGCTTGAAAAGGAAAAAAACAATCAACCTATTCGTTCAGCACTTTCAAATGAAAGCCGTTCAGACTTAGCTATCCCTAACATGATGTGGGCTTACCTAAAAAGCGTTCCAGGTTGGGTGCCATTTAAATAA
- a CDS encoding glutathione peroxidase — translation MNIYDIEVTLENGETYTLDRYKGKPLLIVNTATKCGLAGQFEEVQGLYEAYEDQGLVVLGFPSDQFKQEVSTAEEAVEFCRLTYGVTFPMHEIVKINGADAHPLFKLLTEETKGVMGKAVKWNFTKFLVDKNGHIVKRFGPTATPLTFQEEIKTYL, via the coding sequence TTGAATATTTATGATATTGAAGTGACACTCGAAAATGGCGAAACCTATACCTTAGATCGCTATAAAGGTAAACCTTTATTAATTGTTAACACTGCTACTAAGTGCGGTCTGGCAGGCCAATTCGAAGAAGTGCAAGGGTTATATGAAGCCTATGAAGACCAGGGGCTTGTGGTACTAGGCTTTCCCTCGGATCAATTTAAACAAGAAGTCAGTACAGCTGAAGAAGCTGTTGAATTTTGTCGCTTAACGTATGGGGTAACTTTCCCTATGCATGAAATCGTTAAAATAAACGGCGCAGATGCGCATCCCCTCTTTAAGTTACTAACCGAAGAGACAAAAGGAGTTATGGGTAAAGCAGTCAAATGGAACTTCACTAAATTTCTAGTGGATAAAAACGGACATATTGTTAAACGCTTTGGACCTACGGCAACTCCACTAACCTTTCAAGAAGAGATAAAAACGTATTTGTAA
- a CDS encoding ABC1 kinase family protein — MANDKRLREIVRTLSSYGLRFVYHHKIQNREDAVEIDAVNLRKAFEKLGPSFIKIGQILSTRLDILPQAFIDELALLQDRAPEFPFSEVERIFFEDTGLSLGEVFLKLEEAPLASASMAQVHKGILRTGEEVILKVQRPVIDKLLIRDLDILIRLSDFIPKGIVDVIDPKEALQQVKDATLVELDFQNEAKLLAEFKELNKDVACVGVPKVYEGLTKRRILVEEYVEGTKINNQAALEKLGYDMEDISQKLILSYLKQVFKDGFFHGDPHPGNFIIKEGKIYYIDFGIMGRLTETTRLELNHLIEALAIRDIDLMVDSSLKLATPRSPLDKRELYKDLEHIFDVYLTANMGSIRISEALTDFIRMFKRHNMVIPSDLTILAKALSILEGVYLDLSPDLNLIETAKDYLAGKLTVTSLLEGIDKDRLAMDSYIFLKETKALPATLSGLLKQIVNGRLRINIDTDDLDEKWVDLKKMFNRVVMSLIIVGLLLSSAIMSGTSGGQVLGQTGFVISGLFGMWLLYSIFRSGNL; from the coding sequence ATGGCAAATGATAAACGTTTAAGGGAAATCGTACGAACACTTTCGAGTTACGGGCTTCGTTTCGTTTACCACCATAAAATTCAAAACCGTGAAGATGCTGTTGAAATAGATGCAGTCAATTTACGGAAGGCTTTTGAAAAGTTAGGTCCAAGTTTTATTAAAATTGGCCAAATTCTCTCTACACGTCTGGATATTTTACCGCAGGCTTTTATTGATGAGCTGGCGCTGCTGCAAGACCGTGCACCAGAATTTCCTTTCTCAGAAGTGGAGCGCATTTTCTTTGAAGACACAGGTTTGTCTTTAGGCGAAGTTTTTTTGAAGTTAGAGGAAGCACCTCTAGCAAGTGCATCCATGGCCCAAGTGCATAAGGGAATCTTACGAACAGGTGAAGAAGTTATTTTGAAGGTTCAAAGACCCGTGATTGATAAACTACTCATTCGGGACTTGGATATTCTAATCCGTTTGAGTGATTTCATCCCTAAAGGCATTGTGGATGTCATTGATCCCAAAGAAGCTTTGCAACAAGTTAAAGATGCAACACTGGTTGAATTAGACTTTCAAAATGAAGCGAAATTGCTAGCAGAGTTTAAGGAGCTAAATAAAGACGTTGCATGTGTAGGTGTTCCAAAAGTTTATGAAGGTCTGACGAAACGGCGGATTTTAGTAGAAGAATATGTTGAAGGTACAAAAATAAATAATCAAGCGGCTTTGGAGAAGCTTGGTTATGATATGGAGGATATTAGCCAAAAATTAATTCTTTCCTATTTAAAACAAGTCTTTAAAGATGGATTTTTCCATGGTGACCCACACCCGGGTAATTTTATTATTAAAGAGGGGAAAATTTATTATATTGATTTTGGTATTATGGGTCGTTTGACAGAGACAACACGACTTGAACTCAATCATCTTATCGAAGCATTGGCGATTCGTGATATTGATTTAATGGTCGACAGTTCGTTAAAGTTGGCAACACCGCGTTCACCGTTAGATAAACGAGAACTTTATAAGGATTTAGAACATATATTTGATGTCTATCTGACTGCAAATATGGGTTCTATTCGTATCTCAGAAGCCTTAACGGACTTTATCCGAATGTTTAAACGGCATAATATGGTCATTCCCAGCGATTTAACTATCCTTGCGAAAGCGTTATCAATTTTGGAGGGTGTCTATCTGGATTTGTCCCCCGATTTAAACCTTATCGAAACAGCCAAAGATTATTTAGCAGGAAAACTGACTGTAACGAGCTTATTAGAAGGTATTGATAAAGATCGCTTGGCTATGGACAGTTATATTTTTCTGAAGGAGACCAAGGCCCTGCCAGCTACTCTCTCTGGTTTACTAAAACAAATTGTCAATGGACGCTTGCGAATCAACATTGACACAGACGACTTAGATGAAAAATGGGTTGATTTGAAGAAGATGTTCAACCGCGTTGTCATGTCCTTAATTATTGTTGGACTACTCTTGTCTTCTGCAATTATGTCTGGAACCAGTGGTGGTCAAGTATTAGGCCAAACAGGTTTTGTTATTTCCGGTTTATTCGGTATGTGGTTGCTATATTCTATTTTTCGTTCTGGCAATTTGTAG
- a CDS encoding ECF transporter S component: MKNSKNKTYRIAVLGILTAIIIIQNFVPFLGNIPIPPLNPTIIHITVIVATFVLGIKDGMIVGGIWGLVRMIKAYTLPASPLDLLLFTNPLIALVPRILIGLTAGLVFQFFHKKGNTKRGMVIGAVVGSLTNTLLVLGFIALLFGQEYSEALGVPATNLMGVLATVVATSGIAEAVVAAILAPVISNALIKVKRK; encoded by the coding sequence TTGAAGAATTCTAAAAATAAAACTTACCGTATTGCGGTTCTTGGTATTTTAACTGCTATCATTATTATCCAAAACTTCGTTCCTTTTCTGGGAAATATTCCTATTCCTCCGCTTAACCCAACTATTATTCATATAACTGTTATTGTGGCTACTTTTGTCTTGGGAATAAAAGACGGGATGATTGTTGGAGGTATTTGGGGGCTCGTTCGTATGATTAAGGCGTATACTTTGCCAGCTTCACCTCTTGATTTGCTCTTATTCACCAATCCCTTGATTGCACTTGTTCCCCGAATCTTAATTGGCTTAACAGCTGGTTTGGTTTTTCAATTTTTCCATAAAAAAGGCAATACAAAGCGTGGAATGGTTATCGGAGCGGTAGTAGGCTCTTTGACCAACACCTTACTTGTTCTGGGATTTATTGCTCTCTTATTTGGGCAAGAGTACTCAGAAGCCTTAGGCGTACCAGCTACTAATCTCATGGGTGTCCTTGCTACCGTGGTCGCAACGAGCGGAATTGCAGAAGCTGTTGTTGCCGCCATCTTGGCGCCGGTTATCAGTAATGCGTTGATAAAAGTTAAAAGAAAATAA
- a CDS encoding phasin family protein, which produces MEELKKIFLAGVGITSTSVEKAEKLIDEMVDKGKVTVQEGKELQSELTRKVTDKRPLQKSELENFGYAKKEDLDALNEKLDQLNEKLDTLLNKS; this is translated from the coding sequence ATGGAAGAACTCAAGAAAATCTTTTTAGCTGGCGTTGGAATCACCTCTACCTCTGTTGAAAAAGCAGAGAAGTTAATCGATGAAATGGTCGATAAAGGCAAAGTGACGGTGCAAGAAGGCAAAGAGTTGCAAAGTGAACTAACTCGTAAAGTAACAGACAAACGTCCCCTTCAAAAGAGCGAATTAGAAAATTTTGGTTATGCTAAAAAAGAAGATTTAGATGCTCTCAATGAAAAATTAGATCAATTAAACGAAAAATTAGATACACTACTAAATAAATCGTAA